A stretch of the Geovibrio thiophilus genome encodes the following:
- a CDS encoding response regulator transcription factor, which yields MMKITVVTDDNRFFEYVESAVRINGCSFVRYNRDKAEDSVKNADLVVVDLLSSDKQIPVGGCPVTVLSGVPGYSEAVRFLHKGVKGYGNRFMNPENLNQMIHTVISGQIWLPPSILSRLIASVPQNGTSKLDSGFFEDLSEREQQVAELIGRGMSNKEIAESMSITVRTVKAHLSSIFVKTGCRDRLEVALKLKGSM from the coding sequence ATGATGAAAATAACTGTTGTAACTGACGATAACCGCTTTTTTGAATATGTTGAGTCAGCCGTGAGAATAAACGGCTGCAGTTTTGTAAGATATAACCGTGATAAGGCGGAGGATTCCGTAAAAAATGCGGATCTGGTCGTAGTGGATCTTCTCTCGTCCGATAAACAGATTCCGGTGGGCGGATGCCCCGTGACCGTTTTATCAGGTGTTCCCGGATACAGCGAAGCGGTGCGCTTTCTCCACAAAGGAGTAAAGGGTTACGGCAACAGGTTCATGAACCCCGAAAACCTGAATCAGATGATTCATACTGTTATTTCAGGGCAGATATGGCTTCCGCCCTCAATACTCAGCAGGCTGATAGCATCCGTTCCGCAAAACGGAACATCCAAGCTTGATTCAGGGTTCTTTGAGGACTTAAGCGAGAGAGAGCAGCAGGTGGCTGAGCTCATAGGACGCGGCATGAGCAATAAGGAAATAGCCGAATCAATGAGCATAACCGTCCGTACGGTGAAGGCTCATCTCTCATCCATATTCGTAAAGACCGGATGCCGAGACAGGCTGGAGGTAGCGCTCAAGCTGAAAGGGAGTATGTAA
- a CDS encoding HlyD family type I secretion periplasmic adaptor subunit: MINGKNSSGHKNGNGKKSVQESDIEFMNSLNAAVLQKSPIKMSLILYVIAALMIVLFAWAYFTELDELTRGIGKVIPSRQVQIVQNLEGGIVKELLVKEGQFVKAGQVLVVIDDTGAGSSYQEGLSKLGELKARAVRLRAEAGIAPFVIDEEAKNNYPQLIMEEQRLYETNTARKNSEKEVFIQRFKQRQVDLANARLRLKNLHTSKGMTQREIELMEPLFKKGLVSELEFIQLRQKELDNRKELDETGKSIESLGHQVIEAKNAVSEIEGRQKSEAQTELNKVIAEIEQISNTQVAIEDRVKRTMVRSPVDGTVKQLLINTVGGIAKPGMDIIEIVPNDDTLLIEAKIKPSDIAFIYPGQNAVVKLTAYDFAIYGGLEGKVIHVSADTITDEKDEEFYLVRIETDKNYLGTEDNKKDIMVGMTVQADIITGKKTIIQYIMKPILRAKYNALRER, from the coding sequence ATGATAAACGGCAAAAATTCCTCCGGACATAAAAACGGAAACGGTAAAAAGAGTGTTCAGGAGAGCGACATTGAGTTTATGAACAGCCTTAATGCCGCTGTTCTTCAAAAAAGCCCAATAAAGATGTCGCTGATACTTTATGTGATCGCGGCGCTCATGATAGTGCTTTTTGCATGGGCATATTTCACTGAGCTTGATGAACTCACAAGGGGGATAGGAAAGGTTATCCCCTCCCGACAGGTTCAGATCGTGCAGAACCTTGAGGGCGGTATCGTAAAAGAGCTCCTTGTGAAGGAAGGTCAGTTTGTAAAAGCCGGTCAGGTGCTTGTTGTTATAGATGATACAGGCGCAGGCAGTTCATATCAGGAAGGGCTGTCAAAACTGGGCGAACTGAAGGCGAGGGCTGTAAGACTCAGAGCCGAGGCAGGCATAGCGCCGTTTGTAATTGATGAAGAGGCTAAAAATAACTATCCTCAGCTTATTATGGAAGAGCAAAGACTTTATGAGACAAACACAGCAAGAAAAAACAGCGAAAAGGAAGTGTTTATCCAGAGGTTCAAGCAGCGTCAGGTTGATTTGGCGAATGCCCGTCTGAGGCTGAAAAACCTTCATACCAGCAAAGGGATGACACAAAGAGAAATTGAGCTGATGGAACCTCTCTTTAAAAAAGGGCTGGTTTCCGAGCTTGAATTTATACAGCTCAGGCAGAAGGAGCTTGATAACCGCAAGGAGCTTGATGAAACAGGTAAAAGCATCGAATCTCTCGGGCATCAGGTTATTGAGGCGAAAAACGCTGTGAGTGAAATCGAAGGGCGGCAGAAAAGCGAAGCGCAGACAGAGCTTAACAAGGTTATAGCTGAGATTGAGCAGATTTCCAATACTCAGGTGGCTATTGAGGACAGAGTTAAGCGCACAATGGTACGTTCACCCGTGGACGGAACAGTGAAGCAGCTTTTAATCAATACTGTGGGCGGTATCGCCAAGCCCGGGATGGACATTATCGAGATCGTTCCCAATGATGATACTCTGCTTATTGAAGCAAAAATCAAGCCCTCTGACATTGCCTTCATCTATCCCGGACAGAATGCGGTGGTCAAGCTTACAGCCTATGATTTTGCTATTTACGGCGGTCTGGAAGGGAAGGTTATCCATGTCAGTGCGGATACCATCACGGATGAAAAGGATGAGGAATTTTATCTCGTCCGTATCGAAACAGACAAGAATTACCTCGGAACGGAGGACAACAAAAAAGACATAATGGTCGGCATGACGGTTCAGGCGGACATTATTACAGGCAAGAAGACAATTATTCAGTACATCATGAAGCCGATTTTGCGGGCAAAGTATAACGCACTAAGGGAAAGATGA
- a CDS encoding type I secretion system permease/ATPase, translating into MSEKISSDSLMSCLVLLTKLNDRPATMEALAYGLPFDPKKEKQSLFDVEKSKANFSRAAANAGFKSTLVKRKIEDLPAVVLPAILLLANGNSCVITAIDNKEKKAEIILPDIDETPMETDFDKLKEEYLGFAFLIKRNYEGYRPEDSTASEGDRENWFYGTLFKFKGIYGNVLLATLLINIFVIAGPMFTMNVYDRIIPHNAVDTLWVLAIGISTIYIFDLILKYLRTQFLEVAAKKSDVILSSILFEQSLNLKMKNKPRTVGSFANNLREFDGIRGFFTSGAVVAFIELPFVVIFLLVIYYISNLLVLVPLATILLILLYSFFMRKPIKRLADSTHEASARKSGILVEALSNLETIKAFNANSSIQWHWEESTGDIAAKGLKSRILSSSLSSVAAFLTQLSSVAVVIVGVYLIKEGELTMGGLIASVILSSRSIAPMSQVASLLTGYEQMKTGLSALNDLMKKEIERPDRKLFLRRPVFKGAIEFKGVTFRYPDETKNALTGVSFKINPKERVGIIGQVGSGKSTLAKILMGFYDPDEGSVFVDGIDIKQIDPADLRHNFSYIPQDVSLLSGSVRENITFKAPHAEDPEILRAAQIGCVTNFTDRHPMGLDVNVGERGGNLSGGQRQSVAVARAFLVESPIILMDEPTNSMDYSTEMKVIASLKGATKDKTTIVITHKPSILEIVDRIIVFDNGSIVVDGKKEDVLAKLGGNRK; encoded by the coding sequence ATGAGTGAGAAAATATCATCTGATTCTTTGATGAGTTGTTTGGTTTTACTGACCAAACTCAACGACAGACCGGCGACTATGGAAGCGCTTGCCTATGGTCTGCCGTTTGATCCTAAGAAGGAGAAGCAGTCTCTCTTTGACGTTGAGAAGTCAAAGGCTAACTTCTCACGCGCGGCTGCCAACGCAGGCTTTAAATCAACACTTGTGAAAAGAAAAATTGAGGATCTGCCCGCTGTTGTTCTTCCGGCAATATTACTGCTCGCCAACGGAAACTCATGCGTAATAACCGCCATTGACAACAAAGAGAAAAAAGCGGAAATCATTCTTCCCGACATTGATGAAACGCCTATGGAAACTGACTTTGACAAGCTCAAAGAGGAATACCTCGGCTTTGCTTTTCTTATTAAAAGAAATTATGAAGGCTACAGACCTGAGGATTCCACAGCTTCCGAGGGCGACCGTGAAAACTGGTTTTACGGAACTCTGTTTAAATTTAAGGGTATTTACGGGAATGTGCTGCTGGCAACGCTTCTCATAAATATCTTTGTGATAGCCGGTCCCATGTTCACAATGAACGTGTACGACAGGATCATCCCGCACAACGCAGTGGATACGCTCTGGGTGCTGGCTATAGGAATATCGACTATATATATCTTTGATCTCATCCTCAAGTACCTCAGAACCCAGTTTCTTGAGGTTGCGGCAAAGAAAAGTGATGTTATTCTTTCATCCATACTCTTTGAGCAGTCACTCAACCTGAAAATGAAGAATAAGCCGAGGACTGTGGGCTCTTTCGCCAACAACCTCAGAGAGTTTGACGGAATAAGGGGATTTTTTACCTCCGGTGCTGTGGTGGCTTTTATCGAGCTTCCGTTTGTGGTTATTTTCCTGCTTGTAATTTACTATATAAGCAACCTGCTTGTTCTTGTACCCCTTGCTACGATTCTGCTTATCCTGCTTTACAGCTTCTTTATGCGCAAGCCTATCAAACGCCTTGCTGACAGCACCCATGAGGCGTCAGCGCGCAAAAGCGGCATTCTGGTGGAGGCTCTTTCAAACCTTGAGACAATAAAGGCATTCAATGCCAACAGCTCCATACAGTGGCACTGGGAAGAAAGCACGGGCGATATAGCCGCAAAGGGGCTCAAGTCCAGAATACTTTCCAGCTCACTGAGCTCCGTTGCCGCTTTTCTCACTCAGTTAAGCAGTGTGGCGGTGGTCATAGTGGGCGTTTACCTGATAAAAGAGGGGGAATTGACCATGGGCGGGCTGATAGCCTCTGTCATACTCTCATCCCGCAGTATCGCACCTATGTCTCAGGTTGCGTCCCTCCTCACCGGCTATGAACAGATGAAAACAGGCTTAAGCGCTCTTAATGATTTGATGAAAAAAGAGATCGAACGCCCGGACAGGAAGCTTTTTCTCAGACGTCCTGTTTTTAAGGGAGCAATAGAGTTTAAAGGTGTTACCTTCCGTTATCCGGATGAAACCAAAAACGCTCTCACTGGCGTCAGTTTTAAGATAAACCCCAAGGAAAGGGTGGGTATAATAGGGCAGGTGGGCTCAGGGAAATCTACACTGGCGAAAATACTTATGGGATTTTATGACCCTGACGAAGGCAGTGTTTTTGTGGACGGGATAGATATAAAGCAGATTGATCCGGCTGATTTGAGGCATAATTTCAGTTATATTCCGCAGGATGTTTCACTGCTTTCCGGCTCAGTAAGAGAGAATATTACCTTCAAGGCGCCGCACGCGGAGGATCCGGAAATTCTCCGTGCCGCTCAGATAGGGTGCGTTACCAATTTCACCGACCGTCACCCCATGGGGCTTGATGTCAATGTAGGTGAAAGGGGCGGAAACCTCTCAGGCGGGCAGAGACAGTCTGTCGCCGTGGCGCGCGCTTTTCTTGTGGAGAGCCCGATTATCCTCATGGATGAGCCCACAAACTCCATGGATTATTCAACGGAGATGAAGGTTATAGCCAGTCTGAAAGGGGCTACCAAGGATAAAACCACAATTGTGATAACCCATAAACCCAGTATTCTGGAAATTGTCGACCGCATAATAGTTTTCGATAACGGAAGCATAGTCGTGGACGGCAAAAAGGAAGATGTGCTTGCAAAGCTTGGAGGTAACCGTAAATGA
- a CDS encoding bifunctional diguanylate cyclase/phosphodiesterase, with product MTLFRQLQIFVTIMLLAVLGIVLQINFNDTKEYVRNQLYTNAKNTANSLSLSMSPFMDDLSIMQTMINAMFDGGYFEEITLIKQDGTIAYSKSENIAVEGVPQLFIDMVKLEAPVAEAAVSGGWNIYGTLKVKVHLGHSYLRLWETFKQLCIWFVVLGGLASLASYFILKLILFSLDAIKAQAEAVGNNEFIINERVPKTPELRQVVLAINAMVQKVQTIYNREVETLQKYQELQYRDAQTGLFNRKYFIKQFSNFIASNDERSKGEVILFSFEGLEKVHQISGFQVVQQLYDFTSATMKECTSGKLYSFVSCLNSNDFVITMPASDAEESTLCTKIIYSKIKDFVDANREFSGHAEFAAGIVSYNETDSISSVLTKADYALSAAKNSVEPHFDHFKDDGTKLILGKLEWKKMIESALSDQRFMLTSQPVVSEIGELHQEIFINMIDLQGQIQRAGYFMPMVIKLSLANDVDQYVLRHATDFLEKNQNITLAVNVSNDFLKDRESFTWFRKFLSAVRHLNERLVFEIPDEAIGKNFDICLDFSGLLKGTGFKFGIDRFVMNETSVKYLHLLKPDYIKIEQDYLLDIENNGDAGVALNAFLTITESLGIKLIATKIENDEQKAVLESRQIKYFQGRGIADVSPLGDKK from the coding sequence ATGACCCTATTTCGACAGTTACAGATTTTTGTGACAATAATGCTGCTGGCGGTTCTGGGTATTGTTCTGCAAATCAATTTTAACGATACCAAGGAATACGTGCGCAATCAGTTATACACAAACGCTAAGAATACTGCCAACTCCCTGTCTCTCTCCATGAGTCCGTTTATGGATGACCTTTCCATAATGCAGACCATGATAAACGCCATGTTTGACGGCGGTTATTTTGAGGAGATCACCCTGATAAAGCAGGACGGCACTATTGCATACTCTAAGAGCGAGAATATAGCTGTGGAGGGTGTTCCGCAGCTTTTTATTGATATGGTTAAGCTTGAGGCTCCGGTGGCTGAGGCCGCTGTATCCGGCGGATGGAATATATACGGAACGCTTAAGGTTAAGGTGCATCTGGGGCATTCGTACCTGCGTCTGTGGGAAACATTCAAACAGCTTTGCATATGGTTTGTTGTTCTGGGAGGGCTTGCTTCTCTTGCCAGTTATTTTATTCTCAAGCTTATTCTTTTCTCCCTTGATGCCATAAAAGCTCAGGCAGAGGCTGTGGGGAACAACGAATTTATAATCAATGAGCGTGTGCCGAAAACTCCTGAACTCAGGCAGGTCGTGCTTGCCATAAACGCAATGGTTCAGAAAGTGCAGACAATATACAACCGTGAAGTCGAGACGCTTCAGAAGTATCAGGAACTTCAGTACAGAGACGCCCAGACCGGACTTTTCAACCGTAAATATTTCATAAAGCAGTTCAGCAACTTCATAGCATCCAACGATGAGCGTTCTAAAGGAGAGGTTATACTTTTCTCCTTTGAAGGACTTGAAAAAGTACACCAGATTTCCGGCTTTCAGGTGGTGCAGCAGCTTTATGATTTCACCTCCGCCACAATGAAGGAATGCACGTCAGGCAAGCTTTACTCCTTTGTCTCCTGCCTGAATTCAAACGATTTTGTTATAACAATGCCTGCTTCCGATGCCGAGGAGAGCACACTCTGCACCAAGATAATCTACTCAAAGATAAAAGACTTTGTGGATGCCAACAGAGAGTTCAGCGGACACGCGGAGTTTGCGGCGGGAATAGTAAGCTACAATGAAACGGACAGCATAAGCAGCGTCCTCACTAAGGCGGATTATGCTCTCTCAGCGGCTAAAAACTCAGTCGAACCGCATTTTGATCATTTTAAAGATGATGGAACCAAGCTTATTCTCGGCAAGCTGGAGTGGAAGAAGATGATAGAATCCGCCCTGAGTGATCAGAGATTCATGCTGACCTCTCAGCCGGTTGTATCCGAAATCGGAGAGCTGCATCAGGAGATCTTCATTAATATGATAGACCTCCAAGGGCAGATACAGAGGGCAGGATACTTCATGCCGATGGTTATTAAGCTTTCGCTTGCCAATGATGTTGATCAGTATGTGCTCCGGCATGCTACTGATTTCCTTGAGAAAAATCAGAATATTACCCTTGCTGTCAATGTGTCCAACGATTTTCTCAAGGACAGGGAATCGTTTACATGGTTCCGTAAGTTCCTCTCAGCAGTCAGGCACCTCAACGAAAGACTGGTGTTTGAAATACCTGATGAAGCGATCGGCAAAAACTTTGACATATGCCTCGACTTCTCTGGTCTTCTGAAAGGTACGGGATTCAAGTTCGGCATAGACAGGTTTGTGATGAACGAAACCTCAGTCAAATACCTGCACCTGCTTAAACCCGACTACATCAAGATTGAGCAGGACTATCTGCTTGATATAGAAAACAACGGCGACGCGGGTGTGGCTCTCAACGCTTTTCTGACTATTACGGAAAGCTTGGGCATAAAACTCATCGCGACCAAGATAGAAAACGATGAACAGAAAGCAGTGCTTGAATCAAGACAGATAAAATATTTTCAGGGCAGGGGAATTGCAGATGTGTCCCCGTTGGGTGATAAGAAATGA
- a CDS encoding transglutaminase-like cysteine peptidase produces the protein MNAFKSRYGMQADKRLTGLLNLMNELVSSDEDTKIIEVNKFFNQIEYRSDALAWGKSDYWASRLEFLGKGMGDCEDYAVAKFLTLIQLGVPQEKLFLTYVKAIGYAEVAHMVVSYYPKNGAVPLVLDNYNKQILPATQRNDLVPVYSFTANDLYIQKQQGLGKRVNPSSSKNLQKLKEIDLEIYKR, from the coding sequence TTGAACGCCTTCAAGAGCCGGTACGGCATGCAGGCTGATAAAAGGCTTACCGGACTTCTGAATCTTATGAATGAACTTGTGTCCTCAGATGAGGACACTAAAATTATTGAGGTCAATAAATTCTTTAACCAGATCGAATACCGTTCGGATGCGCTGGCATGGGGCAAAAGCGATTATTGGGCAAGCAGACTGGAGTTTTTAGGGAAGGGGATGGGAGACTGCGAAGATTATGCTGTGGCAAAATTTCTTACGCTCATTCAGCTGGGCGTTCCGCAGGAAAAACTGTTCCTTACCTATGTAAAAGCCATAGGTTATGCAGAGGTAGCGCACATGGTCGTATCTTATTACCCCAAAAACGGCGCCGTTCCGCTTGTTCTTGACAACTACAACAAGCAGATTCTGCCCGCCACACAAAGAAATGATCTTGTGCCTGTTTACAGTTTCACTGCTAACGATCTCTACATACAGAAACAGCAGGGTCTCGGAAAGAGAGTAAACCCCTCTTCATCCAAGAATTTGCAGAAGCTGAAGGAAATCGATCTTGAAATATATAAGAGGTAA
- a CDS encoding TolC family outer membrane protein, with the protein MQSETAQFMPLQEVLKDIVKTNPEILEAMKRYQTVKSELGMAKSGYKPNISAEASIGPEVTKGYDTNYESEDLIARRAGIYARQNLFNGMHTSSYVKETEARTKAAAYDVLNTANRVFLEASEAYLEVLKTAELVELARQNVLTQAQILKQIKEKTDSGFGRASDHSNSESRFALARSNFISQQQDLNQAIVKFHRQFGRILRPEAFVIPEPEGTLPATKEEAVDMALHVHPALRVANYNIEVRKHTLAKDKSSYWPSLDLELQAEHSNDVGGDDGWTNNAGAFLKLSYTLYDGGIRKARKAGNYETMLKEYQRSYIERRNVNETVGLAWNIFMAEQTKKVFLTEHVDMSEKTLVEFKEEYHLGRRTLLELLDIETEYFTAQNSFVQSKYSFLAAYYRLSQATGMLLNEFETGLFDKVELNGYKDEFDYALYRKLGEDRDKDTVKDTGDQCDNSLMGTDTLPWGCFDKKTLEVGYNVPEKIDPYILPKEERVSVKEQKVLAIDESKKEQSFHLDIINFNFDSAELTPEAHEYLKTIAGQLKSLSSYKLEIVGHTDISGTRRYNQQLSQKRAETVVNELANLGVDKEIMTSYGKGSSSPLVSNQTLEGRQKNRRIEFKLIRN; encoded by the coding sequence ATGCAGTCCGAGACTGCTCAGTTCATGCCTCTGCAGGAGGTGCTTAAGGATATTGTTAAAACAAACCCCGAAATCCTTGAAGCGATGAAAAGGTACCAAACAGTAAAATCTGAGCTCGGTATGGCAAAAAGCGGTTATAAGCCTAATATCAGCGCCGAAGCAAGCATTGGTCCGGAAGTCACCAAAGGCTACGACACCAACTATGAAAGTGAAGACCTTATAGCAAGAAGGGCAGGCATATACGCGCGCCAGAATCTTTTTAACGGTATGCACACATCAAGCTATGTTAAGGAAACCGAAGCCCGCACAAAAGCGGCAGCCTATGATGTGCTGAACACTGCAAACAGAGTATTCCTTGAAGCTTCTGAAGCCTATCTGGAAGTTCTGAAAACGGCTGAGCTGGTTGAACTTGCCAGACAGAACGTTCTTACTCAGGCGCAGATCCTCAAGCAGATAAAAGAAAAAACAGACTCAGGCTTCGGCAGAGCTTCAGACCACTCCAACTCTGAATCACGCTTCGCCCTCGCCAGAAGCAACTTCATCTCTCAGCAGCAGGATCTTAATCAGGCAATCGTGAAGTTCCACAGGCAGTTCGGGCGCATTCTCAGACCCGAAGCGTTTGTAATCCCCGAACCCGAAGGGACTCTTCCCGCTACAAAAGAAGAAGCTGTTGACATGGCTCTGCATGTTCACCCTGCGCTCCGTGTTGCGAACTACAACATAGAAGTAAGGAAACACACTCTTGCAAAAGATAAATCATCCTATTGGCCTTCACTCGATCTTGAGCTTCAGGCGGAGCACAGCAACGATGTGGGCGGTGATGACGGCTGGACAAACAACGCAGGAGCTTTCCTGAAACTCAGCTACACTCTCTATGACGGCGGCATAAGAAAAGCCCGCAAGGCAGGCAATTATGAAACTATGCTGAAGGAATACCAGAGAAGCTACATTGAACGCAGAAATGTCAATGAAACTGTCGGTCTCGCATGGAACATTTTCATGGCTGAACAGACAAAGAAAGTGTTTCTCACTGAACACGTTGACATGAGTGAAAAAACACTTGTCGAATTCAAAGAGGAATACCACCTCGGCAGGAGAACACTGCTTGAGCTGCTGGATATTGAAACAGAGTACTTTACTGCGCAGAACTCTTTTGTTCAGTCAAAATATTCTTTCCTTGCAGCTTATTACAGACTCTCTCAGGCAACAGGAATGCTGCTTAACGAGTTTGAAACAGGTCTCTTTGATAAAGTTGAGCTTAATGGCTACAAAGACGAGTTTGACTACGCTCTCTACAGAAAACTCGGTGAAGACAGGGATAAAGACACAGTGAAAGACACGGGCGACCAATGCGACAACTCGCTTATGGGCACCGATACTCTTCCATGGGGATGCTTTGATAAGAAAACCCTTGAGGTTGGCTACAATGTTCCCGAAAAAATAGACCCCTATATTCTCCCGAAAGAAGAGAGGGTATCTGTAAAAGAACAGAAGGTTCTTGCCATTGACGAATCGAAGAAAGAGCAGTCCTTCCATCTGGATATAATCAACTTCAACTTCGACTCAGCAGAACTCACACCCGAAGCGCATGAGTATCTTAAAACCATAGCCGGACAGCTCAAGTCACTCAGCAGCTACAAACTTGAAATAGTCGGTCACACCGATATTTCCGGTACAAGAAGATATAACCAGCAACTTTCCCAGAAAAGGGCAGAAACTGTTGTGAACGAGCTTGCAAACCTCGGAGTCGATAAAGAGATAATGACTTCCTACGGTAAAGGAAGCTCAAGTCCTCTCGTGAGCAACCAGACTCTTGAGGGAAGACAGAAAAACAGACGAATAGAGTTTAAGCTTATCAGAAACTGA
- a CDS encoding methyl-accepting chemotaxis protein, translating into MKIYEYLEKHFFDSISKKIIGNVGFLVLLNIITVAVLYIREKSFSATSGRPEVESFLNGSLIIIAVTLCLSVASGAFIIFFMRHLFIRPVKAMIHVFESTDTNSSDISCSLPKMSYDEFRQMAESYDSFMDHLRRNICVSRNIGIEVAIGGEKVSKAVDFASESINRQSEMAELIFTASEQSTTAINEIAVNSQEISSSTTTNLESAKNISIRLEEASEEISQVGSMLGTFGNTVDALSNNSANIKQIISLIKDISEQTNLLALNAAIEAARAGEHGRGFAVVADEVRKLAERVKDATDEIEHNVSDMINLVKNTEKETEVIVSYTDNTKNVVTESATKFITMVNDFERNNTQLMTIASAIEELSVTNSEVHENIVSIRELSNQVAHMMTETRSSTNTLRDEAEELQEIMATFKTGRGEFEKITVELAAFRDEIQSSLEKLSEKGVNIFDESYSAVKNTYPQKYDVSYRNALKSEIQSRLDSILRRMPQLIYSVPVNKKGYLPVHHSEFSKELTGNKNTDLKFSRHMKIYFGTQAEKKRAQNQKPILLQTVIRDTGEVFNDISMPIYVKGKHWGALITGIMPEEIKK; encoded by the coding sequence ATGAAGATCTATGAATATCTTGAAAAACACTTTTTTGATTCAATTTCCAAAAAAATCATTGGTAATGTGGGGTTCCTTGTTCTCCTTAATATAATCACTGTGGCAGTACTGTACATAAGAGAAAAATCGTTCTCCGCCACCTCCGGCAGACCGGAGGTGGAGTCTTTTCTTAACGGTTCACTCATTATCATTGCTGTCACGCTCTGTCTGAGCGTCGCCTCCGGCGCGTTCATCATTTTCTTCATGCGACATCTGTTCATCAGACCGGTGAAAGCGATGATCCATGTCTTTGAAAGCACTGATACCAATTCCAGCGATATATCCTGTTCACTGCCTAAAATGAGCTATGATGAATTCAGACAGATGGCGGAAAGCTATGATTCATTCATGGACCACCTTCGCAGGAATATCTGTGTATCCCGAAACATAGGCATAGAGGTCGCCATAGGCGGCGAAAAAGTCAGCAAAGCGGTAGATTTTGCGTCTGAAAGCATAAACAGGCAAAGTGAGATGGCGGAGCTGATATTCACCGCCAGCGAGCAGTCAACCACAGCGATAAATGAGATAGCCGTTAACTCTCAGGAAATATCCTCATCCACCACAACAAACCTTGAGAGCGCCAAAAACATCTCCATAAGGCTTGAAGAAGCAAGCGAGGAAATATCGCAGGTGGGCTCCATGCTGGGAACCTTCGGCAATACGGTTGATGCCCTTTCCAATAACTCGGCAAACATTAAGCAGATCATATCGCTCATTAAGGATATATCAGAGCAGACCAACCTGCTGGCGCTCAATGCCGCAATAGAAGCAGCCAGAGCGGGAGAGCACGGACGCGGATTCGCGGTGGTCGCTGACGAGGTGCGCAAGCTCGCCGAAAGAGTTAAAGACGCTACAGACGAAATTGAGCATAACGTCAGTGACATGATAAATCTGGTCAAAAACACAGAGAAAGAAACAGAAGTCATTGTCAGCTATACAGACAATACCAAAAATGTAGTCACTGAATCCGCGACTAAATTCATAACCATGGTCAACGACTTTGAAAGAAACAACACTCAGCTTATGACCATAGCGTCCGCCATCGAGGAGCTTTCGGTAACAAACAGCGAAGTGCACGAAAATATAGTCAGCATACGCGAACTAAGTAATCAGGTTGCGCATATGATGACAGAAACCAGAAGCAGCACCAACACTCTGCGTGATGAGGCGGAAGAGCTTCAGGAGATCATGGCAACATTCAAAACCGGCAGGGGAGAATTTGAAAAAATAACCGTTGAGCTTGCCGCTTTCAGAGACGAGATCCAGAGCAGCCTTGAGAAGCTCTCCGAGAAAGGCGTCAATATTTTTGATGAAAGTTATTCGGCAGTTAAAAATACCTATCCTCAAAAATACGACGTGTCATACAGAAATGCTCTCAAAAGCGAGATTCAGAGCAGGCTGGACAGCATCCTCCGCAGAATGCCCCAGCTTATTTACTCTGTTCCGGTAAACAAAAAGGGTTATCTGCCTGTTCATCATTCTGAGTTTTCCAAAGAACTGACAGGCAATAAGAATACAGATCTTAAATTCAGCCGCCACATGAAAATATACTTCGGAACTCAGGCTGAGAAAAAACGCGCCCAGAACCAGAAACCCATACTCCTTCAAACTGTTATAAGAGACACCGGAGAGGTGTTCAACGACATCTCAATGCCCATATATGTGAAAGGAAAACACTGGGGCGCGCTGATAACGGGAATAATGCCTGAAGAAATCAAGAAATAG